From the genome of Candidatus Cloacimonadota bacterium, one region includes:
- the aroF gene encoding 3-deoxy-7-phosphoheptulonate synthase encodes MLIVIKKGTTTEDLEKLTHYLNGLKAEYTVWNDPENSYIALQYSLERSIQDQLKQYHFVERILEEKLLQKQTKPTKEIKIKSHIISRNNFTIIAGPCTIDNREDLRQTAQKLRSLGVYFLRGGAYKLRSSPYSYQGLGKEALRYMKEVCDELDMVSVSEITSIDDLKMMSEYIDILIVGTRNMQNYRLLTAIGETDQLVILKRGMANTIKEWILAAEYISKAGNENIILCERGIRTFENYTRNTLDLSAVPIIQSMTPYPVIVDPSHSSGIKELVKPLSWATAAAGADGLLVECHYSPEKALCDAQQTISIENLKEIKDNLSPIINLWNKVIN; translated from the coding sequence ATGCTCATAGTAATAAAGAAGGGAACAACGACTGAAGATTTAGAGAAATTAACGCATTATCTGAATGGACTTAAAGCAGAATACACTGTTTGGAATGATCCGGAAAATAGCTATATTGCTCTACAATATTCTCTGGAAAGATCTATTCAAGATCAGCTTAAACAATATCATTTTGTTGAAAGAATTCTTGAAGAGAAACTTCTGCAAAAACAAACGAAACCGACGAAAGAAATCAAAATAAAGAGTCATATTATCAGTAGGAATAATTTTACCATTATTGCCGGTCCTTGCACAATCGATAATAGAGAAGACCTGCGACAAACCGCTCAAAAACTAAGATCACTTGGAGTATATTTTTTGCGGGGTGGTGCCTATAAACTACGTTCTTCACCCTATTCCTATCAGGGTTTGGGTAAAGAAGCTCTCCGTTATATGAAAGAGGTCTGTGATGAACTGGATATGGTCTCAGTTTCTGAGATCACTTCGATTGATGATCTGAAAATGATGAGTGAATACATTGATATATTGATCGTTGGTACGAGAAATATGCAAAATTACCGCCTGCTGACAGCTATAGGTGAAACAGACCAGCTGGTTATCTTAAAGAGAGGAATGGCAAACACGATAAAAGAATGGATTCTCGCTGCCGAATATATTTCAAAAGCAGGTAATGAAAATATCATCCTCTGTGAAAGAGGGATCAGAACCTTCGAAAATTATACTCGTAATACTCTTGATTTATCTGCTGTTCCGATAATACAATCTATGACCCCTTATCCCGTAATAGTCGATCCCTCTCACAGTTCAGGAATCAAAGAACTCGTTAAACCGTTAAGTTGGGCTACTGCTGCTGCCGGTGCTGATGGTCTTTTAGTTGAATGTCACTACTCACCGGAAAAAGCTCTTTGTGATGCTCAACAGACGATAAGCATAGAAAACCTGAAGGAAATTAAGGATAATTTGTCTCCTATTATTAATCTCTGGAACAAAGTGATTAATTGA
- the atpD gene encoding F0F1 ATP synthase subunit beta produces the protein DGLVRGTAVQDTGEPITIPVGEEVLGRIINVTGDPIDEQGPIESKERFPIHRPTPLFEDLSTEEEILETGIKVIDLIEPYLKGGKTGLFGGAGVGKTVLIQELIRNVATEHGGFSVFSGVGERTREGNDLWLEMKASGVLKNTALIFGQMNEPPGARLRVGLTGLTVAEYFRDVSRKDVLLFIDNIFRFTQAGSEVSALLGRMPSAVGYQPTLATEMGALQERITSTNHGSITSVQAIYVPADDFTDPAPATTFSHLDASTFLSRRIVELGIYPAVDPLQSTSRILDPKVVGEEHYRVTRETQRVIQKYKDLQDIISILGMDELSDEDKLTVSRARKLERFFSQPFFVAEEFTNVPGQYVPLKDTIAGFKAILDGDCDDWPEQAFLYVGTIEQAEEKARKIKK, from the coding sequence TGATGGGTTAGTTCGTGGTACAGCAGTCCAAGATACAGGAGAGCCAATAACTATTCCTGTTGGGGAAGAGGTATTAGGTCGAATTATCAATGTTACCGGTGACCCCATAGATGAACAGGGTCCGATCGAAAGTAAAGAACGTTTTCCAATTCATCGACCAACCCCGCTATTTGAAGATCTATCAACAGAAGAAGAGATTTTAGAAACAGGTATTAAGGTAATAGATCTTATCGAGCCCTATCTGAAAGGTGGTAAGACGGGTCTTTTTGGAGGCGCAGGTGTTGGTAAGACCGTCCTAATTCAAGAGCTTATTCGTAATGTAGCCACTGAACACGGTGGTTTCTCTGTCTTTTCCGGAGTCGGAGAAAGAACTAGAGAAGGAAACGATCTCTGGTTAGAAATGAAGGCATCCGGGGTTTTAAAAAACACTGCTCTCATCTTCGGACAGATGAATGAACCTCCGGGAGCACGTTTACGTGTCGGATTAACCGGTTTGACTGTTGCCGAGTACTTTCGTGACGTTTCCCGAAAAGATGTACTCCTCTTTATCGATAATATTTTCCGTTTCACACAGGCAGGTTCTGAAGTATCTGCACTACTCGGAAGAATGCCTTCTGCCGTTGGTTATCAACCGACTTTGGCTACTGAAATGGGAGCTCTGCAGGAGAGAATTACCTCCACTAATCACGGCTCTATTACCTCAGTTCAGGCAATTTATGTTCCGGCTGACGACTTCACAGACCCAGCTCCCGCCACTACTTTCAGCCACCTTGATGCCTCGACCTTCCTCTCCAGAAGAATTGTTGAGTTAGGTATTTACCCTGCCGTCGATCCCTTACAGTCAACCAGCCGTATCCTTGATCCTAAAGTAGTCGGTGAAGAACATTACCGAGTCACCAGAGAGACCCAAAGAGTGATTCAGAAATATAAGGACTTACAGGATATTATCTCTATTCTCGGTATGGATGAACTCTCTGATGAAGATAAATTAACTGTTAGCAGAGCACGAAAACTTGAACGCTTCTTCTCGCAACCCTTCTTCGTTGCTGAAGAGTTTACTAATGTGCCCGGGCAGTATGTACCTCTAAAGGATACCATAGCCGGGTTTAAAGCAATATTAGACGGTGATTGTGATGACTGGCCTGAACAGGCATTTCTCTATGTCGGAACCATCGAACAAGCAGAAGAAAAGGCGAGGAAGATCAAAAAATGA
- the arcC gene encoding carbamate kinase has translation MQKKAVLALGGNAILKAGQKGTVEEQKINTYESMKGIVKLIREGYHLAITHGNGPQVGNMLIQQQAGINMNIAPLPLMFLNAATEGTMGYMIEECLENGLAKENLDVKVLTVVTRVQVDKNDPNFQNPSKPVGPFYNKETADKLKSEYGWHIVEDAGRGYRQVVPSPIPIDIPLASTIKELVEEGVIVIACGGGGIPFIINDDGKLEGIDAVIDKDFASALLAEEIEADLLVILTGVDKVSINFGKADQQDLDVLTLAEAEKYLAEGQFPPGSMGPKIRAAVNFIKKGGKEVVITSVERVVDALHGETGTIIKA, from the coding sequence ATGCAAAAAAAGGCGGTCTTGGCTTTAGGTGGCAATGCGATCTTAAAAGCAGGTCAGAAAGGAACAGTAGAAGAGCAGAAAATAAATACATATGAGAGTATGAAAGGTATAGTAAAGCTGATTAGAGAGGGTTATCATCTGGCAATAACTCATGGTAATGGTCCCCAAGTCGGTAACATGCTCATTCAGCAACAAGCTGGCATCAATATGAATATAGCCCCTCTTCCTTTGATGTTTCTCAACGCAGCTACAGAAGGGACAATGGGTTATATGATAGAGGAATGTCTGGAGAATGGTTTAGCGAAGGAGAATCTGGATGTTAAAGTGCTAACGGTTGTTACAAGAGTTCAGGTGGATAAGAATGATCCGAATTTTCAGAATCCCTCGAAACCTGTAGGACCTTTCTATAACAAGGAAACTGCAGACAAATTAAAGAGCGAATATGGCTGGCACATAGTTGAAGATGCCGGCAGAGGATACCGTCAAGTTGTTCCTTCTCCCATCCCAATCGATATTCCATTAGCCAGCACTATCAAAGAACTTGTTGAAGAGGGTGTTATTGTCATTGCTTGTGGTGGTGGCGGAATACCTTTTATAATTAATGATGATGGTAAGCTGGAAGGGATTGATGCAGTAATTGACAAGGATTTTGCTTCAGCACTCCTCGCTGAAGAGATCGAAGCCGATCTGCTCGTGATCTTGACTGGTGTTGATAAAGTATCTATCAACTTTGGTAAAGCGGATCAACAAGATCTTGATGTTTTAACTTTGGCAGAAGCGGAAAAGTATTTAGCTGAAGGTCAGTTCCCTCCCGGTAGTATGGGACCAAAGATAAGAGCAGCTGTCAACTTCATTAAGAAAGGTGGAAAAGAAGTTGTTATTACATCAGTAGAAAGAGTAGTAGATGCTCTGCATGGAGAGACGGGAACGATTATAAAAGCTTAA
- a CDS encoding T9SS type A sorting domain-containing protein, producing MKKMNFLIGLIVALMFAGSMFAFSPDEILGLQIWLDANDLEGTLNDGDPVGTWYNKGEHVNDAVQGTEANRPIFYTDVGFPVVRFDGTNDFLNIDSDSALDMTAFSIIAVLKVNDVGSNIQVITSKEGTGANPWNDRNWWLSVNGNPATSGAPAHRLWFRTSSGGAQANGVNLYSQEAKADSQFFIAMVTFDTGVEATLFVDNNPDMTTTTVNTPDTGQPLIRIGSQGNIARFLNGDIAEFLIYDSALDGQDRDELYGYLYMKYFESAQPVELSAFTATVIANNYVQLSWTTETETNLLGYNVHRSRENDLSTAYKINLLLIDGAGNSSQQQIYTFIDEDVEMSTLYYYWLEAIDLDITTSFHGPISIQTWYGEDPETPPDTDYQTRLIGAYPNPFNPGTNIRFELDRPATINVLIYNILGQLVRSISESFEAGESTIYWDGQDNNGNPCQSGVFFYRFIASIGYQQYDKMILLK from the coding sequence ATGAAAAAGATGAATTTTCTAATCGGACTAATTGTTGCTTTGATGTTTGCAGGATCTATGTTTGCATTTTCACCGGATGAAATCCTTGGTTTGCAGATCTGGCTTGATGCTAATGATTTAGAAGGTACACTAAATGATGGTGATCCTGTTGGTACTTGGTATAATAAAGGTGAGCATGTTAATGATGCAGTTCAAGGAACAGAAGCTAATAGACCAATTTTTTATACTGATGTAGGTTTCCCTGTCGTCAGATTTGACGGCACTAATGATTTTTTGAATATTGATTCTGATTCCGCGTTAGACATGACTGCTTTTTCAATTATAGCTGTATTAAAGGTTAATGATGTTGGCAGTAACATACAAGTCATTACTTCAAAAGAAGGTACCGGAGCAAATCCTTGGAATGATCGTAATTGGTGGTTATCAGTAAATGGTAATCCTGCAACATCAGGAGCACCTGCACATCGACTTTGGTTTAGAACATCTTCCGGAGGAGCTCAAGCTAATGGAGTGAACTTATATTCTCAGGAAGCAAAGGCCGATAGTCAATTCTTTATTGCGATGGTAACTTTTGATACCGGTGTGGAAGCAACACTCTTCGTCGATAATAATCCAGATATGACCACTACCACTGTCAATACCCCTGACACAGGTCAACCTTTAATTAGAATTGGTTCTCAAGGTAATATAGCAAGATTTCTAAACGGTGACATTGCTGAGTTTCTTATCTATGATAGTGCTTTAGATGGTCAAGATAGAGATGAACTTTATGGTTATTTATATATGAAGTATTTTGAGTCAGCACAACCTGTAGAACTCTCTGCTTTCACAGCTACGGTCATTGCTAACAATTACGTGCAATTAAGCTGGACAACGGAGACCGAAACTAATCTGCTTGGTTATAATGTACATCGCAGCAGAGAAAATGATCTATCAACTGCTTATAAGATCAATCTGCTTCTGATCGATGGTGCCGGTAACAGTAGTCAACAGCAGATATATACCTTTATCGATGAAGATGTTGAAATGAGTACCCTCTATTATTATTGGCTGGAAGCGATCGATCTCGATATAACAACGAGTTTCCACGGACCGATCTCCATTCAGACATGGTACGGTGAAGATCCGGAAACCCCCCCAGACACTGATTATCAAACAAGATTGATCGGTGCCTATCCAAATCCTTTCAATCCGGGTACAAATATCCGTTTTGAACTGGATAGACCGGCAACAATAAATGTCCTGATCTACAACATCCTGGGACAGCTAGTAAGAAGTATATCAGAAAGTTTTGAAGCAGGAGAAAGTACTATATACTGGGATGGGCAAGACAATAATGGTAATCCTTGTCAATCAGGAGTCTTTTTTTACCGTTTTATCGCTTCCATTGGTTATCAACAATATGATAAGATGATACTCTTGAAATAA
- a CDS encoding tetratricopeptide repeat protein, with the protein MRSYMVRIDRKITPIFAVVLSIAIMMLNGCALFRSKSSQPSVFDYLAIGDTYFDVGEYNQAIANYLSASELEPENPVIYYKIGLVYGAMHSLENPDQSAISGRADRHGRVEYREGSNHNNALYYFRKAADMGHLPSRDILRAMYDNIQHRDVQY; encoded by the coding sequence ATGAGGTCATATATGGTAAGAATAGACAGGAAAATTACACCAATATTTGCAGTTGTACTTAGTATCGCAATCATGATGTTAAACGGCTGTGCTTTATTCAGATCAAAAAGTTCCCAACCTTCTGTATTTGATTATCTGGCTATTGGTGACACATATTTTGATGTAGGGGAATATAATCAGGCAATTGCTAATTATCTTTCTGCCTCAGAGTTAGAACCAGAAAATCCTGTAATCTACTATAAGATCGGTTTGGTTTATGGTGCTATGCATTCACTGGAGAATCCAGATCAGTCAGCAATAAGTGGCAGAGCAGATCGTCATGGTAGAGTCGAATACAGAGAGGGCAGTAATCACAATAATGCTCTCTATTACTTCCGAAAGGCAGCAGATATGGGTCATTTACCCTCGAGGGATATCCTGCGGGCAATGTATGATAATATTCAACACCGAGATGTTCAATATTGA
- a CDS encoding T9SS type A sorting domain-containing protein — protein sequence MRRKLILIIFLTIVFSGILTFLQGNQAEIYSSSDISFNISGYLLNEGFEGAQFPPLGWDRTHTSWDRTTSRPWVISGTASAANSGSQDQNERRLRTPLLTLSGNTLTPFLYFNAMYGSIGYVEAITIQYSEDDIVWVDLETFPLSDVAQTFTQSLAGLNGNYYLGFLTTGASTGGRKVFVIDDVQIPILSEYLLTVDIAEGQGTVSINGIIPDEFPHSELVIENTQIILNAIPEDGWIFARWIVNGMEYYLDQEIDLIMNDEITATVYFILEPAQPVELTSFTAAFLAENYVQLRWVTETETNFLGYNVLRSMDNKLENASRVNLFIINGTGGSSQSQIYTFIDDFVEFNTTYYYWLEAIDLDLTTNYHGPVSVVTVLEDTEIPPEPEKITKLIGAYPNPFNPGTNIRFELCQPTSVTLTIYNLLGQRVREITQTFNEGKNSIYWDGHDATGKACLSGIYLYSISTESDFIDYNKMIMMK from the coding sequence ATGAGACGAAAGTTAATTCTGATAATATTCCTAACTATAGTTTTTTCAGGAATACTTACCTTTTTACAGGGTAATCAGGCAGAAATTTATTCTAGTTCAGATATATCTTTCAATATAAGCGGATACCTTCTCAATGAAGGTTTTGAGGGAGCGCAATTTCCTCCACTTGGATGGGACAGGACCCACACAAGCTGGGATAGAACAACCAGCAGACCATGGGTAATTAGTGGAACTGCCTCAGCAGCAAACAGCGGATCTCAAGATCAGAACGAACGTCGACTCAGAACACCTCTGTTAACTTTATCCGGTAATACATTAACACCCTTTTTATACTTCAATGCTATGTATGGAAGTATCGGCTATGTAGAAGCAATAACAATACAGTACTCAGAAGATGATATTGTGTGGGTTGATCTTGAAACATTTCCATTATCAGATGTTGCTCAAACTTTCACACAATCTCTTGCCGGATTGAATGGCAACTATTATTTAGGTTTTCTCACTACCGGTGCCAGTACTGGGGGTAGAAAGGTTTTTGTTATAGATGATGTACAAATACCGATTTTATCTGAGTACCTACTAACAGTAGATATAGCAGAGGGTCAGGGAACCGTCAGTATAAATGGAATAATACCTGATGAATTCCCTCATTCTGAGTTAGTTATTGAAAACACACAGATCATCTTAAATGCTATTCCCGAAGATGGTTGGATTTTTGCCAGATGGATAGTTAATGGAATGGAATATTATTTAGATCAAGAAATAGATCTTATTATGAACGATGAAATAACTGCTACTGTATATTTCATATTAGAACCAGCCCAACCTGTTGAATTGACCTCCTTTACAGCAGCTTTTCTGGCTGAAAATTATGTTCAATTGCGTTGGGTTACAGAGACAGAGACGAATTTCCTTGGTTATAATGTCTTGCGCAGTATGGACAATAAGCTAGAAAATGCTTCCAGAGTAAATTTATTCATAATTAACGGTACTGGTGGTAGTAGCCAATCACAAATATATACTTTCATAGATGATTTCGTAGAATTCAATACAACTTATTACTATTGGTTGGAGGCAATTGATCTAGACCTTACTACTAATTACCATGGTCCAGTTTCTGTTGTTACAGTTTTAGAGGATACAGAGATCCCTCCTGAACCGGAGAAGATCACAAAATTGATCGGTGCTTATCCCAATCCCTTTAATCCGGGAACTAATATCCGTTTTGAATTGTGTCAACCAACATCAGTTACATTAACCATCTACAATCTTCTGGGACAGAGAGTAAGAGAGATTACCCAGACATTTAATGAAGGTAAGAATAGCATATATTGGGATGGCCATGACGCCACTGGTAAGGCATGTCTATCAGGTATCTATCTCTATAGTATTAGTACAGAATCCGATTTCATCGATTATAACAAGATGATCATGATGAAGTGA
- a CDS encoding T9SS type A sorting domain-containing protein, whose product MKRRILFLTLVAAFFFTLSLSAGPAGITDGLVLWLDASEITEYNENDPVNNWSDQSGNNNDAEQTELDSMPIYLVDEVYDFAFLRFDGFDDYLRINSDILTSNHEITIISVVNQANTSLDARWINARAWQSSNSQYWPNWSMQSTVGSAIRFFLFTGMDNTPHGIEGTTNINNDQFFITTARFYPSLWDLHLDGELQVSTTKSGTIGDGTFRVTESIDIGLYSLSASDTYWGGDIAEIIVYNRALSDGERSLIEGELYTKYFEEPDEPSQPVELSSFTATIIANNYVQLRWTTETETNLLGYNVHRSRENDLATATKVNLLIIDGNGNSSQQQIYTFIDEGVAMNTLYYYWLEAIDLDITTNIHGPISIMTFYEEDQGNPPELEYVTKLIGSYPNPFNPGTNIRFELERAASVSVIIYNILGQQIRALSESFEAGDNTLYWDGKDDNGNPSQSGIFFYRFSASIGYEQYDKMILLK is encoded by the coding sequence ATGAAAAGGAGAATTTTGTTCCTTACTCTTGTTGCTGCTTTTTTCTTTACTCTGTCTTTATCTGCAGGACCTGCAGGAATAACTGATGGATTAGTTCTCTGGCTTGATGCTTCTGAAATAACGGAATATAATGAGAATGATCCTGTTAATAACTGGTCTGATCAGAGCGGTAACAACAATGATGCTGAGCAAACTGAGCTGGACAGTATGCCCATTTATCTAGTGGACGAAGTGTATGATTTTGCGTTTTTAAGATTCGATGGTTTTGATGATTATCTTAGAATAAACAGTGATATATTAACATCTAATCATGAAATTACTATCATCAGTGTAGTCAATCAAGCGAATACATCTTTAGATGCCAGATGGATCAATGCCAGAGCATGGCAGTCATCTAATAGCCAGTATTGGCCTAATTGGTCAATGCAGTCGACAGTAGGATCAGCGATCAGATTTTTTCTCTTCACCGGTATGGATAACACGCCGCATGGAATAGAGGGAACGACAAATATCAATAATGATCAGTTTTTCATAACGACAGCACGTTTCTATCCCTCTCTCTGGGATTTGCATCTAGACGGTGAATTACAAGTATCTACAACAAAATCCGGTACTATAGGGGATGGAACCTTTAGGGTAACTGAGTCTATCGATATAGGACTTTATTCTCTGTCGGCTTCTGATACTTATTGGGGTGGTGATATAGCTGAGATAATAGTTTATAACAGAGCTTTAAGTGATGGCGAAAGATCATTGATCGAAGGTGAACTTTATACTAAGTACTTTGAAGAACCAGATGAACCATCTCAACCAGTTGAACTCTCATCTTTCACAGCGACGATCATCGCTAACAATTATGTGCAATTACGCTGGACAACGGAGACAGAAACAAATCTGCTCGGCTATAATGTACATCGCAGCAGAGAAAATGATCTGGCAACTGCCACAAAGGTCAATCTTCTTATAATTGATGGTAACGGTAACAGTAGTCAGCAGCAGATCTACACCTTTATCGATGAAGGTGTAGCAATGAATACCCTTTATTATTATTGGTTAGAAGCAATAGATCTCGATATAACAACAAACATTCATGGACCGATCTCTATTATGACTTTTTATGAAGAAGATCAGGGAAATCCGCCAGAGTTAGAATATGTTACCAAACTCATCGGTTCCTATCCTAATCCTTTTAATCCGGGGACGAATATCCGATTTGAGTTGGAAAGAGCGGCTTCAGTGTCCGTGATTATTTATAACATCTTAGGACAGCAGATCCGAGCTTTATCGGAGAGTTTTGAGGCGGGAGATAATACTCTGTATTGGGACGGCAAAGATGATAATGGCAATCCTTCTCAATCGGGTATCTTCTTTTATCGCTTCTCAGCATCGATAGGATATGAACAGTACGATAAGATGATCTTGTTAAAATAG
- the atpC gene encoding ATP synthase F1 subunit epsilon, with the protein MSLHLKIIQPTRTIIDTECEHVIIPGIAGDFGVSPEHTPFMTKIRPGTLIVYYKDKKINKDVFAIHDGFVTIEKNTVRIVCEVIELYQEIDKNRAEKARKRAEDRMAATDAEIDYRRAELSLKRALARIQSISDH; encoded by the coding sequence ATGAGTCTCCACTTGAAGATCATCCAACCGACAAGAACGATCATTGATACAGAGTGTGAACACGTCATCATTCCCGGAATTGCCGGTGACTTTGGAGTTTCTCCGGAGCATACACCCTTTATGACCAAAATCCGTCCGGGAACTTTAATAGTATATTATAAAGACAAAAAGATAAATAAAGATGTTTTCGCTATTCATGACGGCTTTGTGACCATTGAAAAGAATACTGTCCGTATAGTTTGTGAGGTGATAGAACTATACCAAGAGATAGATAAAAACAGAGCTGAAAAAGCCAGAAAAAGAGCTGAAGATAGAATGGCTGCTACAGATGCGGAAATTGACTATAGAAGAGCTGAATTGTCTCTCAAGAGAGCACTTGCCCGCATTCAAAGTATTTCCGATCATTAA
- a CDS encoding cyclic 2,3-diphosphoglycerate synthase — protein MKRRVLIMGAAGRDFHNFNVYFRDNEDYEVIAFTATQIPDIDDKLYPAALAGKLYPEGIPIYSEDELKDLIIKHNVDLVVFAYSDVPHEYVMHKASLVNAIGADFMLLGAKNTSIKTNKPLISICAVRTGCGKSQTTRAVIKALQAKGRKVVSIRHPMPYGDLLAQKVQRFASLEDLKKHNCTIEEMEEYEPHIAMGSVIYAGVDYEAILREAEQEADVIIWDGGNNDISFYCSDKQIHIVVVDPHRPGHELAYYPGETNMHLADVIVINKIDTSDFDAIMEVRDNIQAVNPDAIVIDGASPLTVDKPEMIKGKRVLVVEDGPTLTHGEMEFGAGVVAAQKFGAGELVDPRPFAVDTIKDTYEKYPDIGILLPAMGYGEKQMKDLEDTINATDCDVVIIATPIDLTRIITINKPVVRIQYELQEIGKPDLSDVLKDF, from the coding sequence ATGAAGAGAAGAGTTTTAATAATGGGAGCGGCAGGTCGCGACTTTCATAATTTTAATGTCTATTTTAGAGACAATGAAGATTATGAAGTGATCGCTTTCACAGCGACTCAAATACCTGATATCGATGATAAGTTATATCCAGCAGCTTTGGCAGGTAAATTATACCCCGAAGGCATTCCCATTTATTCGGAAGACGAGTTAAAAGACCTGATTATCAAGCACAATGTAGATCTGGTAGTTTTTGCCTACAGTGATGTACCTCACGAATACGTTATGCATAAGGCATCTTTGGTTAATGCAATAGGAGCCGATTTTATGCTTTTAGGGGCAAAGAACACTTCCATTAAGACCAACAAACCTCTGATTTCAATCTGTGCAGTCAGAACTGGTTGTGGAAAAAGTCAGACAACCAGAGCGGTCATTAAAGCTTTACAGGCAAAAGGGAGAAAAGTTGTTTCTATCCGCCATCCAATGCCTTATGGTGATCTTTTAGCCCAAAAAGTTCAGCGTTTTGCATCTTTAGAGGATCTAAAGAAACATAATTGTACGATCGAAGAGATGGAAGAATACGAACCTCATATCGCCATGGGTAGTGTTATTTATGCCGGTGTTGATTATGAAGCGATCTTGAGAGAAGCTGAGCAAGAAGCTGATGTCATCATCTGGGACGGCGGAAATAATGATATCTCTTTTTATTGTTCCGACAAACAAATCCATATAGTAGTAGTAGATCCGCATCGTCCGGGGCATGAGTTAGCTTACTATCCTGGAGAAACAAATATGCATCTGGCAGATGTTATTGTCATTAATAAAATCGATACTAGTGATTTTGATGCTATTATGGAAGTGAGAGATAATATCCAGGCAGTAAATCCTGATGCGATAGTAATTGATGGTGCATCACCGTTAACTGTTGATAAACCGGAAATGATCAAAGGTAAGAGAGTACTCGTAGTAGAAGATGGACCGACTCTTACCCACGGTGAGATGGAATTTGGTGCCGGTGTAGTAGCAGCTCAGAAATTTGGTGCCGGAGAACTGGTTGATCCTCGTCCTTTCGCTGTTGATACGATTAAGGATACTTATGAGAAATATCCGGATATTGGAATTCTCTTACCGGCAATGGGATATGGCGAGAAACAGATGAAAGATCTGGAAGATACCATCAATGCTACCGATTGTGATGTCGTTATAATAGCTACTCCAATAGATCTAACGAGAATAATTACTATCAACAAACCGGTAGTGCGTATCCAGTATGAATTACAAGAGATAGGTAAACCGGACTTATCGGATGTTTTGAAGGACTTCTAA